The nucleotide sequence aataaacatttgccaATGTCAGCTCGGTCAGGCTCTCTCTGAGGTCCTGGGCTACAGCAGTGGATGACTGCACACTGACTGCCCTCATGCGGCTCCTTGGCCCTGCCCGTCTCCACCCGCCTTAGTCTGGGCTGCAGAGAACTGGACTCCCCAGAGCAGCAGGCAGAGCGGAGAGACTCGAGGACCTGGTAGGTCCGAGGGGTTTGGAAGTTCCAGGGATTGTAGAATCTTCCTCGCAACCCACCGAGACCTAAACCCAGAACCCCCCTTCAGAATTCTCCAGAGGGCCACAGGTCACCCAGATCCCAGGAGGATCACTCTCACCGGCTGCTGAAGGTcccctcttttctcttcctgtgcAGCTATCCGGGCCAAGATCTCCAGTGAGAAGGTAGTTCCTGCCAGCACAGACCCTGCTGACCCTCAAAAAATGATCCGGTATGAAATCAAACAGATAAAGGTACATGGGGGCAGGACAGGGCGTCACCCCCTTGGGCTGTTAGGAGGAGGTGGGGGCTGTGAcctgggaggggtggggctgtGGGGCTGGTGGTTCGGGCGGCCTGGCTCAGTGATGCTAGGGGTATAGATACTGAAGCAGAGTGGATGACATGTAGAAGGCAGGCCATAGGAGCCAGAGGACAGTGCAGGACAGGCCCTCTGTGCTTGTGTGTGGGGCTGCTAGAGGAGCCTCCCTTCTCACTGGAATAAACCAAGGTTTAAATATTTTAGGGAGATAAGACCCAGCGGTGCCATCTGTGCGCAACAAGTCCTGAACTAGACTTTCACTTAACTTTTTTAGATTAAGAAAAAGTTTTTCCTGTTAAGATATAAAGTACACTTACTGACTCAATATTGCTCTTTCGTAATTACCTTTCAGATGTTCAAAGGGTTTGAGAAAGTCAACGATATTCAGTATATTTATACGCCTTTTGATTCCTCCCTCTGTGGGGTGAAACTAGAAGCTAACAGCCAGAAGCAGTATCTCCTGACTGGTAAGTTAAAGACCAGCAGCGGCCCTATGAGTCTCTGCCCTaggaaggcaggcagggaggAGCCAGGCTGACCCTGGGCAGCAAGCTGAGCCGTTTTCTTGGGCACAAGCAGCTGCGTTACTCAAGGCAGCCTGAGTTGGGAGAAGCCTTGGTAACCTCCCTGTCAGTGCCACTGCCTTCCTAGTTCACAGGCTGCTGTCCCAGCCTAGGGCAGCTGGTTCTGTTTCCAAACAGCTTTAAATGACGTAAGATTtttggtgtgtgcatgctcagtcgtgtctgactctttttcaacccccatagactgtagcccaccaggctcctctgtccatggggtttcccagccaaggatactagagcgggttgccatttcctcctccaggggatcttcctgatccaaggatcgaacccgcttctcttgcatcttctgcattggcaggcagattctttaccactgagccatctgggaagcctgaggtTTTTGGTATCTTCAGCCAAATTATGCCACTCTGAAACTGCCCCTGGTGGGTTCAGCTCTGCCCTCTGTTCCAGGATGACCCTTCAGAGGCCTGAGGACAATAGATACATGCACTCTAGCTCCAGGTTCTGCTGGCCGTGGTCCCCAGACCCCTTCCTGTCCTGGCCACTTTCAGCGGGATAGAGCCTGTCCCCGTCCCTCCCCAGCACTGGGCCCTGAACCGGGGACCACACTGCAGGGAGGTCTGAGTCACACAGAACAAAGGAGGATTGTGCACTCGCAACCTCACCCCAcatatacacaacacacacataacaGTCCCTGTAGCCTACGATAGCATCAGCTTTAGGCGGCCATGACGGGTCACACTCTTGGTTCGTGACTGACTCACACCCAAGGCCTTATTCTGGAAGTGCAGTAAAGCACAGGCCCTAATAGCAGCCTTGATTCTAATATGATTCTGTCTCCAAGACCTTGGGCCCAGGCAGATCTCCTCATCCTCCACTGACTGGGATAAAATAGTTAAAGTACCTCAAAAGAATCTAATCCATAACTGAATGAATGCAATactgaattattttgttgttcaggGAAGGTATCTGTGTGATtgtagacagggaagcctcactgtgtaaagtgaaagtaaaagtgtagtcgctcagtcgtgtctgactcttggagaccacatggactgtagcccaccaggctcctctgtccacgggattctccagacaagaatactggagtgggtagccatttccttctccaggggatcttcccagcccagggactaaacccaggtcttccacattgcaggcagagtctttaccatctgagccactagggaagccttcaTTGTGTAAGTGGGATCTAAATTTTCCCTAAAGGATAAAACATATTTAGAAAGAAGGCCAGGAAAGAGAAACACAGCTGGTGGGGAGAACAGAAGGAGGAATTCCACTCTCTGTCCATCCCTTCAGCAATGAGTGACCACCTCCTCACTGCCTGGCCTGGGGCAGGCAAGTGGAGATGCACTAAACATGCCACAGTCCTCAAGGAGCTCCTTCACAGTTCAAATTTCTAAGAAGGCACAGGTGTTGGAGGCCACGCAGGTGGAGGGCCCCAGGTCTGAGGATGTGGAACTGTGTTGGACCGGGCACCTCTGGATGGGAGAGCAGGGGCAGAACAGGCCCCTGGCATCTCCAGGCCCCGGGACTCGCTGATGGGGCCACCTCCTTCCTGAGCACCTGCCCCCTGCTAGGGGCTGAAGTGCATCAGGGATGCAGACACGCGCTGGCTGCCTCAGGGAGGTCAAGTCCACCCGGAGGTGGGGTTAAGTGACAAAGCACAGGCTTACTGAAAACTCATCCTGgtgcccatgctctgcagcagcAGATGCAGCCCTTCTGCCTAATACCCTCTGAGAGCAGACCCGCTGacctccccagccctgcctcctgtcACTGCTCAGTGGCCGTTCCCAGCCCCTCATTTCCCCTGGGGCTTCAACTACTTGCAGTTGCAAAAGGTATTCTGCAGGGCTGTGTCCGTCCGTCCCAGTGTCCAGAAGTCCTTCCCCAACTTGTCTGGCAGCTGAACTCCTACCCATCCTTTCAACGCCCAACCCAAGTATCATCTTAGACACCCTTCTTGCCCCCACCCCTTCCACAGACAGAGATAACCATGTTTCCTTTGTTCTTATACCACATCCTGTATAGAATCATACAACGGTATCATTTTCTGCTTGTTTGTCAACCTTGAGTATtcacgggaaggactgatgctgaagctgatgctgcactgctttggccacctgacgcaaagagctgactcactggaaaagaccctgatgctgggaaagattgtgggcaggaggagaagggaaggggatgacagaggatgaggtggttggacggcatcaccaactcaatggacttgagtttgagcaaactctgggagatagtgaaggacagggaagcctggcatgctgcagtccatggagtcaaaaagaactggacacaactgagcaactgaacaacaacaatttgtcTTCCCTACTAGTTTTTAGCTCCTTAGGGGTAGAAATCCTGTCGTGTTTATTTCCTGTATTCCTGGCACCAGGCCATAGTAGTTGCTCAGCCAgtaaatgactgaatgactgacctTCTAAGAGAGGTGAGGGCTAGTATGGCCAGGGATGGCTTTGCAGACAAGGTGGTACTAAAAAGGGTATTTGTAAAATAGGAAAGAGTGTGATATGTAAAGAAGGGGAAGGGGACAGACTCACCAAGATATCACTGGAGCAGGAGAAAGGTTGGAAAAGGTTGAAAAGGAAGAGAGACCTACTAAGTATCAAACATCTTCTATGGGTATTCTCTCATTTAATGTTGACAATAACCTTATTATTCTCATCTTTCAGCTGAGAAGTTACATGGCTTTCTTATGGTCACACACTAGTAAATGATAGAAAAGAAGGGATTTCCACCAAGATTCTGACTTAAAGCCCACATCCCTCTGTCTGCACCATGCTAATGGAAAGCCCTTTGCCCTACAACTCTCCCTCATACAAACATCATCTGGTAATGGCTTTGATATAAAGACAGTAGAGGTTTTTCTGGCTCCTTCACTGAGCCCCATGTCACCACTTCCACCACAAGATACCGAGGAGGCTGTGATTCTGGGCTCCCTCAAGAACTCCTAGAGCTCCACAAGCAGACTCCTCATGTTGGCTCTCCTCTATCTCTCCTTTAAGGTCAGATCCTCAGTGATGGCAAAGTCTTTGTCCATCTTTGCAACTACATTGAGCCCTGGGAGAACCTGTCCTTTCTGCAGAGAGAAAGTCTGAATCACCACTACCATCTGAACTGTGGCTGCCAAGTAAGGACTGTCCATTTCCAAGGTCttcgggggtgggggaagggccaTGCCGCCTCACCCTTCGTGTATTCCTTCCTTCCCGTGTGTGTGATCTATTCACTTGCTGTACTATACTTGAGGTTTGTGATGGATCAGGCATCGTTCaaagctgggggtgggagagcAACAAGGCCCATAGTCCCTGATCTCAATGTACTTGCATTCTGGCTGAGAAGGCAGCCATCATATAAGACACACTGGGATAATACACTACCACTTAAAGAGTCTAGTCTTTTTGTCAGGACCTGTAATGGTTAATTTATTTAAGATATTTagtctttaaaacaaatttatgaagAGTTAAGATTTCCATTTTATGGGGAAGAAATTCATGTTATAGGAAGTGAAGTGACTTGCTTAGGTCAGTGGTAGAGTAAGGGCCTTCGGGCCTTTTGGGAGGCAATACTGTATGTGGAGAGTACAGGGGAAAGAGAACTAAGGGAGAAATTTGGAGACTTGCAAGGGCCTTATAAGCCAGGGGGCATTTGAGCTAGGCTGTAAGAACATGTAGGAGTCTGAAAGGCAAGAATAGAAAAAGGACACCCTACTCACCTGGATGTTGTGTGGCTATGGCTCTAGATCACCACCTGCTATGCGGTGCCCTGCACCATCTCGGCTCCCAATGAGTGCCTCTGGACAGACTGGCTATTGGAACGGAAGCTCTACGGGTACCAGGCCCAGCATTATGTCTGCATGAAGCATGTTGATGGCAGCTGTAGCTGGTACCAGGGACGCCTGCCCCTCAGGAAGGAGTTTGTTGACATCATCCAGCCCTAGGACGGATCGCCACAACCCTTTGAGAGTCCCGAAGACCAAGCCCTTTTCCTTCCTGGCAGGGCGCTGGCTGTCCCCACCTGCTTTATGGATGCCAGACAAGGGGAAGTACCAGGTGGATGGTGTGGCCAGCATGAGGGCAGGGATGGGGCATGTGGCAGCTTGTGTCCAGGACCCCAGTCCAGAACATGTCGGGCCAAGGGCTAGGGAAAGCAGCAGGACTTTTCTCTCACGCCCTCAGCCCTTTATCCCTGCCTCCGAACCTTCTAGTTGAGCTGGTATTTGTTGCTGATTCTGGCTTAGTTTCTTTTTTCAAAGCTAGGACTATTCCTTTTTCTCCCCagataaatgtgttttctttttatcttaacTGATCTGACAGGGGAGAAATGATGACTGTTATACATATGGGATGGGGTGGGCTTGTGAGATATAAGAGCAGAACGTGGGTGACAGTATCATAAACAGGCTGAtttggagaaatgaaaagaacaacATCCTCTGGCTGTGTTTCATCTATTCCTCCTGTCTCAACTCATTCTGATCCTCAGATATACTTTCAATCTGTTTAGGGGGTGACAAAGGGGGACAAGGAGTCATTCAATGTGAAGCCTACAGTGTAATCCCCTCTATACCCTTCTTGGCACAGGGCCTGGCCCAGTTAGCAAGAATAGACTTGGGTATTGTCTCTCCAGGTTAACTATACTTAATGTCCTCAACTGCTGTCCAAAAGgcttcttctctgtctcctttagaAAGTCCTTCTCTACTAGATTACTAATGTTTTCATTACTACTTCAAAATcttttttaagcttaaaaaaaaaaaaaaaagcctttctctTATAGAGTTGAAATTCCCTCTTCAAGCCTCACAGAGATCTtaggggtgaggggtgggtgtCCTCTCTTGAGAG is from Bos taurus isolate L1 Dominette 01449 registration number 42190680 breed Hereford chromosome 22, ARS-UCD2.0, whole genome shotgun sequence and encodes:
- the TIMP4 gene encoding metalloproteinase inhibitor 4 precursor (The RefSeq protein has 1 substitution compared to this genomic sequence) codes for the protein MPQSPRPVPSWALLLRLLALLRPPGLGEACSCAPAHPQQHVCHSALAIRAKISSEKVVPASTDPADPQKMIRYEIKQIKMFKGFEKVNDIQYIYTPFDSSLCGVKLEANSQKRYLLTGQILSDGKVFVHLCNYIEPWENLSFLQRESLNHHYHLNCGCQITTCYAVPCTISAPNECLWTDWLLERKLYGYQAQHYVCMKHVDGSCSWYQGRLPLRKEFVDIIQP